The genomic segment GCCCGGCCGGAGCCGTGAGCAACAAGTCCCAGCGGCCGGACAGAACAACTGGAGGACAGTCCAGCAGGACGTCAGTCAGTGGGAGAGCCACGACCACCGGAACCTGCGTACCACCATCAATGTCAGTGGGGGTCGGTAGCGTGAACCCGTCAGTGTCGGCTGCGGGGAAACGGGGGGTGGGGTCGTGTGAAGCGGACGTACAAGTTTCTGCTGCGTCCCACGGTCCGGCAGGAGCGGGCGCTGGTGGAGATGCTGCGGGATCACTGCTCCCTGTACAACGGGGCTCTTCAAGAGCGTCGTGATGCCTACCGGCACAGTTCCAGGACGTCGGTGCGGTATGGGGATCAGTCGGCGCAGTTGAGGGAGACCCGGGCGTTTGATCCGGAGTGTCAGGGCAGGTGGTCCTTCTCCTCCCAGCAGGCGACCCTGCGCCGTCTGGACCGGGCCTTCCAGGCGTTCTTCCGGCGGGTGAAGGCCGGTGGCGCCCCTGGCTATCCGCGGTTCAAAGGGGTCGGGCATTTCGACACGGTCACTTTTCCCCGGGACGGGGACGGCTGCCGGTGGGACTCCACTCCCCACGACACGCAGACCCGCGTGCGGCTGCAGGGGGTCGGGCATGTCCGGGTCCACCGGCACCGGAGTGTGAAGGGCCGGGTGAAGACGGTCGGTGTCAAGCGGGAGGGCCGGCGCTGGTATGTGATCCTGGCCTGTGACGAGGTGCCCGCCGAGCCGCTGCCGCCCACGGGCAGCAGCGTGGGTATCGACCTGGGCACGGTCCACTTCCTCACCGACTCCAGCGGCCGCCACGTCAGGAATCCGAAGTTCCTTGCGGTCTCGGCCGGGGAGCTGGCCGCAGCGCAGCAGCACCTGGCGACGTTTCCGAAGCGCACCCGGCGTCGTACGAAGAAGCATCGTGCCGCGGCCCGCAAGGTCGCGCGCCTGCACGCCAAGATCCGGCGCCGGCGTCTGGATCACCACCACAAAGCCGCACTCGCTCTCGTGCGCGAGCACGATGTGATCGGGCACGAGCGGCTGAACACCGCGGGCATGACCCGGGCGCCCGCACCCCGTCCGGACCCCGACGGTGTGTTCCTGGCGAACGGCGCCGCGGCGAAGGCCGGGCTGAACAGCAGTATCCTCGACGCGGGTTGGGGGCAGTTCCTGCGGATCCTGGCGGACAAGGCTGAAAGCGCCGGTCGCCGCGTGATCCCGGTGGACGCCCGCAACACTTCCCGCACCTGCCCACACAGCATGGGCGGGTGCGGGCACGTGGCGAAGGAGAACCGCGTCACCCAGGCGAAGTTCGAGTGTGTCAACTGCGGCCTGGTGGCGAACGCCGACCACGTCGGCGCACTGAACGTCCTGCACAGGGCCGGGCTGGTCCTCTGTGACGGTGCATAGCCACCGACACAGGAAGCCCGCGACTTCAGTCGTGGGTGGAGTCACTCGGCCTGGACGGAGCGGAGGGCGGTGGTCAGCAGGACCCGGCCGTCGGCCGTCAACCGCTCGCCGATGAGACGGAGTTCCGGCTCCGCCCGGACGGCCACGTCGAGGCGGACGGGACCGGCGGGGCCGTCGACCGTGCAGCCGATCCGGAAGCCGCGCCCCTGCCGGCCGCCAGCCGCCGCCCACTCCGGCACGCAGGAAGCCGGGTCGGGGAACACCTCGCCGAGCGGGGCGCCCGCGCCCAGCCGCGCCAGCGCCGCCATGGCCTCCAGGGCGGCCGATTTGCCGCTCCCGCTGGGGCCGGTGAGGAAGGTCAGCGGGGCGAGCGGGAGCACGGTGCCGCGGTGCCGTTTATAGGCGGGCAGGCGGAGTTCGGTGAGAACGGGCCGGACGGGGGCGGGCGGAATGGGCAGGTCGAGATCCATGGCGGGACCGTAAGCGGCCCGTCACACGGCGAACCGTTACATCGTCCGGATCTTCCTACGATCGGGGTACGCGGCGACGGCCCCAAGGACCACCTCGCCGGATCGATTCCCAACTCCCGCTGCCCGCACGGCCGTTACTCCCGGGCCCCCGCGCCCAGCCGGGGCTCGGCGACTTCCGTGCCCGCCGGGGTCAGCAGGAAGACGTCCCGGTCGACCCGGTGCATCCCCGCGCCGAGGCCGAAGACGACCCCGCTGGAGAAGTCGAGAATGCGCTTGGCGACATCCGCGTCGGCGCCGGTGAGGTCCAGCAGCACCGGCGTACGGCCCATGAGATGCTCCGCGACATCGCGCGCGTCGGCGAAGATCTGCACCCTCAGCACCACGAACCGGCGCGTGTCCGCCACCCGTTCCTCCTCGCCCGGCAGCGCCGGGTGGCCCGGCCAGGACGGCCATGCGGTGTCGCCGCGCAGCGGGACGACCTCGGCGAGTCCTTCCCACTGCTGATCAGTGACGTCGTAACGGCCGTTCACCTGACCTCCTAGTGGTGGGCTCGTAGGCATCGTTCTTGCCCCGGAGCCGGGAAATACACATGCGAAGACACTACTGAGAACCACTGACACCCGGGGCGAAGCCACACAAGACGCCCCGGGAGATGTCCTGTTCGTCCCGCCGGCCCCCTGCCCGGCGGGTGCGGCAGTGGCATGCGCGGCGGTACCGGAGGCGCGCGGGGACGGAGCCGTCCGGGGCGCGCCGCGTCCGCGCCGGAGGCGGGAGGTCACCGGCCTGGGCTCCGGTGCGCTGTCCGCGGGCGAGGTCGCGGTGGCCGGGGAGACGTCCGAGGACACCGGTGCCGAGCCGGTCCCGGACGGGCAGGCGGTCCACGGCGGGCACCCGGTCGGCGGGGAGCAGGCCGGGCACGGGAAGCACGCCGCCCCGGCCGCTGACGGCGCCGCGACGTGACCGGTGGAACCCGGAAGGTGGTCTCGGCCGGGGAGCAGTCGGCCGCCTCCACCACGGCGGACCACCACCGGCGCGGCGGGCGCGGCCCTCGCGGCCCTCGCCGTGGGCGCGGTGGTCCTCAACCGGCGCCGCCGGGCCGCCGCCACGGACCGCGTCGCGGCCGAGGACGCACGGCGGGCAGCGGAGCCGTACAGGGAGGTACGCGGACCACGAAGAAGAGACCGGGAGAAAAATTGACATGCGGAGGCCGCCCACCGGCCGGAGCCCTGGCCGGTGGGCGGCCTCCCGTCCGTACGGCGCGCGGGCGCGCCGGCGGACATCCCGTCAGCCGGGTCCTAGCACCGCTTCCACTTGAGCTTGTAGGTGGCGCCCGGGACCTTGGTCGACTCCATGGCCATGATGTTGGCCGCGTTGGCGCCCGAGGAGCCGGCGTCCACCCGCAGCTCGGTGTTGATGTTCAGCAGCCGCTTGGCGCCGCAGGGCGCCCAGACCTGCTCGGCGGCCGGGGTGTTCTCCGAGATGCGCCACTCGCCGTCGTACGGCCCGGCGAAGCTGCGCGAGTTGACGGCCGTCTCCGAGGAGCCCTGGAAGTAGTACTGCGACTGCTGGAGGCCCGTGGCCCCCTTCTCCAGGTGGGTGTAGCCGCGGTGCTCGGCACCGGTGATGGTGTACGTCCAGCCCGACGGGACCCGCACGTCCAGGGCGAGCTGGCAGTTCTTGCGTTGGTCGGCGGCGTCGGCGCCGGCCCCCGTCCGGGCGAGGTAGTCGCTGTAGCTCACGATCACGGACGAGTTGTCCGGTGATACGGCGACGGCGGCCGTACCCGCGGGGCAACCCGAGCCGTTGACGGTGATGATGCCGACCTGCGCCTGCTCGGCCGGTACGGCCGCTTCCGCCGGCGCGCTCTGGCCCGCGAGCACAGAGGCGAATAACGCCGCGGCCGCGCCGCCGGCGGCAAGAACACCAGACATGGTTCTCCAATCGATTCGTACGGGGCCCGGCGCGCCACCCCGGCGCCGCCCCGCTGACATCGGATCTGTGCCGGGCCTCGGTCAACACCGGGCTCCCGGCCGGTCACTGCTGGCGCGCGCGGCGCTCCCGACGATGCCGTACGCGCGTCCGCCGCGCCCGCGAAGTCCGGTCGAGGCGGTCAGCCTCGGCATGAGGGAGAAACTGGTGTCCGCGCGGGCGGGCGAAGGAGGGCGGCCGGCTCGGGGCTCGGGCGTGGGGTGTCGCACGCTCCGGATCCGGCCGACCGGGTGGGAGCGCTCCCATGTTAAGGGTGCGGACCCCGGCGCGGAAGAGAAGCGGCACCCCGGCTTCCCCGGGATGCCGCGACGTCTCGAAAGCGCCCCCGCGGGGCGGCCGCACGGGCGCGGGACCGGTCCGGCGGACCGGGGAGACGGCCGCGCGGACGCACGCTCCGGAGCACCGGACGGGACCTCAACCGGTCTCGCACGAGCAGAGGTCCACTCCCAGCACCTCGTCGCCGCCGACGCCGTACCCGGGGAACGTCACGGTGTCACCGGGGTTCACGGTCCGGCAGGGCGGGGTGGCGGCATCGCGGTAGCGGACGGTGAGCCGCTGCGGGGTGCCGCAGTTGTTGGTGACGAACGTGTAGCGCCAGCTCGCCGCGTACTGGACACAGGCGGGCGCCGCCGCCGAGACCGTCTCCTCCTGCTCACCGGCGGGGGCGCCGTACGCCGCACCGGGCTGCGCGAGTCCCGCGGCGGCGGCCAGCAGCACCGGCACCGAGGCCCGTGCGATCGAGCGCGACAGGGTGAACATGGGGACCCTCCTTCGACGTGCCGAACGGAACGAGCCCGAGCGTAGGAGCGGCGCATGGAGCCTGAAAGAAATTGCGCCACTTGCGCAAGAGTGGGCGCGCTTCCCCATCCCACCGACTGAAAGAGAGAGAGGACGGCTCCCCACACAGCTCAACGCCGTCCGGACGGAGGGCAAGCCCTTGCCGACACAGCACGGGAACCGGCGAACATCAGGGCAGAGCCTGCCCGGGCCAGGCTGATCGACCGGGCATAAATGCCAGCGAAGGGCACACCGGCGACAACTTGCCACGCCGCTCGACAAGTTGACCAGAAAGAGGTTTCATGTTTTTGCGCAAGAACCCCCCGCCCTCCACACCCGTCGGCCGCGGAAGACAGGCGTAGACGACAGGAACGCGAAGCCAAGCACTCCACCGGTCACGCAGTCGTGACTCCACCCGCGACTGAAGTCGCGGGCTTCCTGTGTCGGTGGCTAGGCACCGGCGCAGAGGACCAGCCCGGCCCTGTGTTTGACGTTGAGTGCGCCGACGTGGTCGGCGTTCGCGACCAGGCCGCAGTTGACGCACTCGAACTTCGCCTGGGTGACGCGGTTCTCCTTGGCCACGTGCCCGCATCCGCCGATCTCCGGTGGGCAGGTGCGGGAAGTGTTGCGGGCGTTCACCGGGATCACACGGCGACCGGCGCTTTCAGCCTTGTCCGCCAAGATCCTCAGGAACTGCCCCCAACCCACGTCGAGAATGCTGCGGTTCAGCCCGGCCTTCGCCGCGGCACCGTTCGCCAGGAACGCACCGTCGCGGTCGGGGTCGGGCCGGGGTGCGGGCGCCTTGGTCATGCCCGCGGTGTTCAGCCGCTCGTGCCCGATCACATCGTGCTCGCGCACGAGATCGAGTGCGGCTTTGTGGTGGTGGTCCAGACGCCGGCGCCGGATCTTCGCGTGCAGGCGCGCGACCTTGCGGGCCGCAGCACGATGCTTCTTCGTACGACGCCGCGTGCGCTGGGGGAACGTCGCCAGGTGCTGCTGCGCTGCGGCCAGTTCCTCGGCCGAGACCTGCAGGAACCTGGGGTTGGCGACGTGGTGGCCGCTGGAGTCGGTGAAAAAGTGGACCGTCCCCAGGTCGATACCCACCCTGCTCCCGGTCGGCGGCAGCGGCTCGGCAGGCACCTCGTCACAGGCCAGGATCACGTACCAGCGACGCCCCTCCCGCTTCACGCTGACCGTCTTCACCCGGCCCTTCACCGGCCGGTGCCGGTGAACGCGGACATGCCCGACACCCTGCAGCCGGACACGCGTCTGCGCGTCGTGGGGGGTGGAATCCCACCGGCAGCCGTCCCCGTCCCGGGGAAAGGTGACCGTGTCGAAATGCCCAACCCCTTTGAAGCGCGGGTATCCGGGGGTGCCACCGGCCGTCACCCGCCGGAAGAAAGCCTGGAAGGCCCGGTCCAGACGGCGCAGGGTCGCCTGCTGGCTCGAGAAGGACCACCGGCCCTGACGCTCCGGATCGAACGCCCGGATCTCCCTCAACTGCGCCGACTGATCCCCATACCGCACCGAGGTCCGGGAACTGTGCCGGTAGGCATCACGACGCTCCTGCAACGCCCCGTTGTACAGGGAACAGTGATCCCGCAACATCTCCACCAGCGCCCGCTCTTGCCGGACCGTGGGACGCAGAAGAAACCGATACGCCCGCCTCACACCCACCCCACCTCCCCGCAGTTTCCCCCGACCAACGCCGGTGTCTCACGCTACCGGCCCTTACTGACAACGCAGCGTGCTCCGCCGCTGCGCGGCTCCGGCCCAAGGATTCGATTCCCCCACCGGCTGAAGCCGGCGGTCCCCTCGAAAGAAGGTCTGATGGATTGAGCGGCGACGCTACGCGCGCCCGAGCCGGGGACCGCACCGGTTCAGCTCTCAGTAGTGGTACCGCGCCTGGACGACGACGAGTTCGTCACCTTTGGCCCGGTAGACGAGCCGGTGCTCCTCATCGATCCTCCGGGACCAGTAGCCGCTGAGATCCCCCTTGAGCGGCTCCGGCTTCCCGATGCCGGTGAACGGATCCCGCTTACTCTCCTCGATGAGCCGATTGATGCGCCTGGTCATGCGACGGTCCGTCTCGGCCCAGTGCACGTAGTCGGCCCAACCATGCTCGGTGAATACGGTCTTCACTCGGCGTCGTCGACCTCGATCAGCTCTCGGGGCTCCGTCCTGCCGCCCTCCGCTTCCGCGATCGACTCAGCCAACCGGCGGGCATTGGCCGGCGACCGCAGCAGGTAGATCGTCTCCTGCCACGAGGCAAAGTCCTCCTCGGACAGCAGCACGGCATTCCCGTTACGGGAAGTGATGTGCACCGGAGACCGATCGTCGTTGACGTTTTCGATCAACCGGAAAAGATTCTTTCGGGCTTCACTGGCGGTGATGGACACGGCCGCACCCCCTCCTTTTCGAGTGGTACAGGAAATTGTACCAGTGAGAAGTGCGAGCAGCAGTGATCGACTGCGCCCGGCCGCACGGACACGACGGGCCGGGTGCGGTCGCCCCCTCGGGCAGCGGGACGCGGCGGCCGGCGGTTTCGGGGCGCCGGAACGGGCAAGAAGGCCGCTGATGGCCGTTGATCAGCCCATACCGGGCCACCGGGCACAGCGCGGCCGGCGCGCCACGGCGCCGACCGCACCGTTCCGGGGGTGTGGCCCGGCGGCGGGCGGCGGCACCCGGGAACGGGGCCGCAGAGGGCGCCCCGCCCCGGCCGCCGCCCGCGTCGCCGCTCCGCCCGCCGCGGTCCGGCGGGCCCCGGCGGCGTCCGGCGGGGGCGCGTCCCGGGACCGGAGTGCCATGGAGGGCGGGCGCTCTCACCGGCAGGACCCGACCCGCTGACGGGAGACCACGGATGCACGGCATGATCTCGGCCCAGGCGCAGCAGTCCCCCGGTGGCCTCGCGGGCTGGGCCACGGATCTCGTCGAGACGATTGGCGGGCCGGGGGCCGGGCTGGCGATCGCCCTGGAGAACATCTTCCCGCCGCTGCCCAGCGAGGTGGTGCTGCCGCTGACCGGCTTCGCCGCCGGGCGGGGCGTGCTCGGTCTGCCCTCGGCGATCTTCTGGACGACGCTGGGCTCGGTCACGGGCGCGGTGCTCCTGTACTGGGCGGGGATGTGGCTCGGCCAGGAGCGCCTGCACCGGCTGTGGGTGCGGGTCCCGCTGCTGAACCCCGCCGACCTGGAGCGCACGGAGGCGTGGTTCGGGCGGCACGGCACCAAGGCGGTCTTCCTGGGCCGCATGGTGCCGGTCTTCCGCAGCCTCATCTCCGTCCCGGCCGGAGTGGTGCGGATGCCTTTCCGGGTCTTCGTCCTGCTGACGACCCTCGGCAGCCTGCTGTGGAACTCGGCCCTGATCATGGCGGGTTACTGGCTCGGGGACCGCTGGCACGTGGTGGAGACGTATGTGGGGCTCTCCTCCAAGATCGTCCTGGCCGCCGTGGTGCTGGCGCTCGTCGTCCATCTCGTGACGCGCCGCAGGAGGCACGGCCGGAACGGGAAGCACGGCCGTGGCGGCACCGCAGACGGTGAGGGTGACGGAGGCGGTGACGGAAGCGCGGGCGCGGGCGACGGGGCTTCCGGCGGCGGCCGGGAGCAGGACGACGACGGGGAGCGGGGCCGGCCCGGGGAGCGGAGCGGGGACCGCGCCACCGCGCGCCCCGAGTGAACCCCCGGCAACTCCCCACCGCGCCGGACCGGTTCGTCCCGGCGGCACCCCCGCCCCGTCCCGCGCGGCCACGGCCCCGGTCACACCCGCTCCGACCAGGCATACCGCCGGAAGGACCGGAAGAGCAGCCGGTTAGCATATGAGCACCGCCTAGCTCGAAAGATGGACCAGTGACTGCCACCGTGGACTCGTTCACCAACTGGAAGAACCGCGAAGAGATCGCGGAATCGATGATCCCGATGATCGGGAAGTTGCACCGGGAGCGGGACGTCACGGTCCTGCTGCACAGCCGCTCCCTCGTGAACAAGTCGGTGGTGAGCATCCTCAAGACCCACCGTTTCGCACGCCAGATCGCCGGCGCGGAGCTGTCCGTCACCGAGACGATGCCGTTCCTGCGGACGCTCACCACGCTCGACCTCGGCCCGTCCCAGATCGACATCGGCATGCTCGCCGCGACGTACAAGGCGGACGACCGCGGGCTGTCGGTGGAGGAGTTCACCGCCCAGGCCGTCGCCGGGGCCACGGGTGCGAGCAAGATCGAGCGCCGTGAGCCGCGCGATGTCGTCCTCTACGGCTTCGGCCGCATCGGCCGCCTCGTCGCCCGGCTGCTCATCGAGAAGGCCGGCTCCGGCAACGGCCTGCGGCTGCGCGCCATCGTCGTCCGCAACGGCGGCGGCCAGGACATCGTCAAGCGCGCCTCGCTGCTGCGCCGCGACTCCATCCACGGCCAGTTCCAGGGCACGATCACCGTGGACGAGGCGAACAGCACGATCGTCGCCAACGGCAACGAGATCAAGGTGATCTACTCCGACGACCCGACCTCGGTGGACTACACGGCGTACGGGATCAAGGACGCCATCCTCATCGACAACACGGGCCGGTGGCGGGACCGCGAGGGCCTGTCGAACCACCTGCGCCCCGGCATCGACAAGGTCGTCCTCACCGCCCCGGGCAAGGGCGACGTGCCCAACATCGTCCACGGCGTCAACCACGACACGATCAAGCCGGACGAGCAGATCCTGTCCTGCGCCTCCTGCACCACCAACGCGATCGTCCCGCCGCTGAAGGCGATGGCGGACGAGTACGGCGTGCTGCGCGGCCATGTGGAGACCGTCCACTCGTTCACCAACGACCAGAACCTGCTGGACAATTACCACAAGTCCGACCGCCGCGGCCGCTCGGCGCCGCTCAACATGGTCATCACCGAGACCGGTGCCGCCTCCGCCGTCGCCAAGGCGCTGCCGGACCTCCAGGCGAAGATCACCGGCAGCTCGATCCGCGTCCCGGTGCCGGACGTCTCGATCGCGATCCTCAACCTCCAGCTCGCGCGGGAGACCACCCGCCAGGAGGTCCTCGACCACCTGCGCGAGGTGTCGCTGACCTCGCCGCTCAAGCGCCAGATCGACTTCACCAGCGCCCCCGACGCCGTCTCCAACGACTTCATCGGCTCACGTCACGCCTCGATCGTCGACGCCGGCGCCACCAAGGTCGAGGGCGACAACGCGATCCTCTACCTCTGGTACGACAACGAGTTCGGCTACTCCTGCCAGGTCGTCCGCGTCGTCCAGTACGTCTCCGGGGTGGAGTACCCGACCTACCCGGCCCCGGCGGTCTGATCCGGCGGTCCGGTTCCGGGCGGTCCGGTTCCGGGCTGGCTGCCTCCCGGGCCGGGCGCCCGCCCGCGGCCCTCGTCCGCCGTCCCGTCCGCCGTTCCGCCGGCCGGGGCGGCGTGACGGGGGCCGGCCGCTTCCGCCCCCCCTCCCCCGCGCCGCACACCCGCCCCCGAGCAGCGACATGCCGGGGGCGGCGGTTCACCGGGCGCGACGCGGGCACCCGCCTCCGCGACGTTCCCACCCGCCGCGGTGACACAGCGCCGCGGCGGACGGCAGTGAGGGAGATCGCGTATGACGGCCTCGCCGGACCCACCGGACCCACCGGGCCCACCGGACCCGCAAGGCCCGCAGGGCCCCGCCCTCCGCCACCGCGCCACCGCCTCCCTGGCCGGCCGCGTGGCGCGGTGGCGGGGCGCGCCCGCGCTGCACCCCTCCGGGGTCCGGTTCACCGGCACCCTGGCCGTCGCCCCCGCGGGCCCGGCCCTGGGCGAGCCCTGGCTCGACCGGCCCGGCCGCTACCGGACCGACGTCCGCTGGTCGCGGGCGGCCGGTGTGCCCGCATGGTGTCCGGACGGGCTCGGCCTCGCGCTCCGCGTGACCGACGCGGGCGGTCCCGGCCGTCCGCTGGACCTGCTGTTCACCACGAGCGGCGGCGGACGCCGGACCCGCCACCTGCCACTCGCCCGCAGGAACGCCATGGCGGGGCCGTACTCCACGCTCCTCTCCTACCGGGTCGGAGCCCACCGCCGCCTGCTGGCCCTCACGCCGGCCCCGGGCTCGCCGCGCGTCCGCGGCGATCTGGCCGGGCTGCGGCAGGCACTGCGGACGGAACCCCTCGTGTTCGTGCTCTGCACCGTCCGGGACGGTGAACCCTGGCGCGCCCTGGGCACGTTGGCCACCGGGCCGCCGTCGGACGCCCCGCCCGGGTCCACGTCCTCGTACGACCCGTATCTCAACGCCCTGCCGGGCCTGCGGCCGACCTCCCGCCTCAGCGGTTTCCGGGAGTCGGCCTACGCGGGCTCCCGGTCCGGCCGCTCCGGCCTGCCGCCCCGCCCGGTCTCCGCGACCGGACGGCCGCCCGGGTGACGGAGGGCCGCCCGCGGTGGCGGGCGCCCCCGGCACCGTCCCGGCGCCCGCTGTGGCGCACGCCACACGCCGCATCGTACGTACCGGTCGGTATGGTGCTGGTTGCGCGGCACTCAACAGGAGGCTTCATGTCAGCGACCAACCGCCAGATCCGTCTGGCAGCACGTCCCGTCGGCGAGGTACGGCCCGAGGACTGGGAGCACGCCACGGCGCCCGCCGAGGAGCCGGGCGAGGGACAGTTCGCCGGGCGGACCCGCTTCATCTCGCTGGACCCCGCGATGCGCGGCTGGCTCGACGACCGGCCCTCCTATCTGCCGCCCGTCGGCCTCGGCGAGGTGATGCGGGCGGGTTCCGTGGTCGAGGTCACCGCCTCCAACCACCCCGACTACCGGCCCGGTGACCACGTCGTCGGCACCTTCGGCGTCCAGGAGCACGTCGTCTCCGACGGCAAGGGCGCCCTGAAGATCGACGTCGGCCTGGCGCCGGCCTCGACCTACCTCGGCGCGCTGGGCATGCCCGGTATGACCGCCTACTTCGGCCTGCTGGACGTGGGCGCGCTGAAGGACGGCGAGACGGTCGTCGTCTCCGGCGCCGCGGGCGCGGTCGGCTCCATCGTCGGCCAGATCGCCAAGGTGAAGGGCTGCCGGGTCGTCGGCATCGCGGGCGGCGCGGAGAAGTGCGCCCTGCTGACCGACGAACTCGGGTTCGACGCGGCGATCGACTACCGCGCCGGGGACGTCAAGCGGGCCCTGCGCGAGCAGACGCCGGACGGCATCGACGTCTACTTCGACAACGTCGGCGGCGAGATCCTCGACGCGGCGCTCACCCGGCTGGCGATGCGCGCTCGCGTGGTGATCTGCGGCGCCATCAGCCAGTACAACAACGAGACGCCGGTCAGCGGCCCGTCGAACTACCTCTCGCTGCTCGTCCGCCGGGCGCGCATGGAGGGCTTCGTCGTGTTCGACTACGCCAAGCGCTACGCGGAGGCCGCGCAGGAGATCGCCGGCTGGATCGGCGACGGCCGGCTCAAGGTGAAGGAGCACGTGGTCAAGGGCACCGTGGACGACTTCCCGGAGACCCTGCAGATGCTCTTCCGCGGCGAGAACGTCGGCAAGCTCGTCCTGGAGCTGTCGTGACGGCCGCGGGACCCGCCGGAGAGCGGGCGGAAGGGCAGCAGGGGCAGCCGGGGAAGCCGCTGAGCGGCAAGGTCGCCGTCGTCACCGGAGGCGCGTCCGGCCTGGGCCGCGCCACCGCGCTGACGCTGGCGGAGGCGGGCGCCGAGCTCGTCGTCGCCGACCTGGACGCGGCGGGCGGCAAGGAGGTGGCCGAACTCGTCGGCGGCCACTTCCGCGCCTGCGACGTCTCGGACCTGGACGCCAACCGCGCCCTGGTGGACTTCGCCGTGGAGCGCTGCGGCGGCGTCGACATCGCCTTCCTCAACGCGGGCGTGGCGACGGGCTGCGGCATCGGCGACGACTTCGACCCGGCCCTGTACCGCCGGGCGATGGGCGCCAACCTCGACGGTGTCGTCTACGGCGCCCACGCCGTGCTGCCGGCGCTGCGGGCCCGCGGCGGCGGTTCGATCGTGGCGACGGCCTCCCTGGCGGGCCTGACGGCGGTGCCGTTCGACCCGCTGTACGCCGCCAACAAGCACGCCGTGGTGGGCCTGGCCCGCTCGCTGGGCCCGGCGCTGGCGCCGGAGGGGGTCCGCTTCAACGCGATCTGCCCGGGCTTCGCCGAGTCGCGGATCATCGACCCGATCCGGGAGATGCTCTCCTCGCAGCACCTGCCGATCATCCCGGCGCAGGTCGTGGCCGACACGGTGCTGCGCATCCTCACCGGGGACGCCACCGGGGAGTGCTGGTTCATCCAGCCCGGCCGCGAACCGGAGCCGTTCCGCTTCCGCAACGTGCCGGGCCCGGGAGAGGCCGCCACCGGCTGACGGGAGCCACGGGCCGGCCGCCGTCCGGCGCCGCTGTCCGGCCCCGCCGTCCGGCCCGGCCTGCGGTGGCCCTGTGGTGCCACCGTCGGGCGGAGCACGAAGCCCTGCCGGTCCTTTCGGACGGGCAGGGCTCTCCGCGTTCGAGGGGTGTGGGGTCCAGCCCGGACAACGCGGGAAAGCGGGAGCGCCGGGCCGGCGACCGGGCCGCGAGCGAACGGCCGGGCTCTTATTGCATATGATGTGCAGATGCATAAATCCCGCATCAGAACCGCGACCCCGGACGACCTCGGCGAGGCTCGGGCCGTGATGCTGGACGCCGTCTACCGGGACTTCGGCACCGGGTACGTGCCGCACTGGCACGCCGACATCATCGATCCCGGGCGCTTCTACCTGACCCCGCCCCGGCACACACTGCTCGTGGCCGTCGACGAGCGCGACGGGCGCGTCGCCGCCACGGCAGCGCTGGACGCGCGGGGCCCGGCACACCCGCCGAACCCCCGCCCGCTGGCCGAGCGCTACCCGTCGGGCGAGACGGCCCAGCTGCGGCGCGTGTACGTGCGCCCGGAGTACCGGCGCCGTGGGCTCGCGCGTCAACTCGTCGGCGAGCTGATGGAGTTCGCCGCGGCCGACGGCGGCTACCGCTCGGTCTACCTGCACACCGACCCCGCGTCGCCGGGCGCGGAGGCGCTGTGGCGGTCGCTGGGCACGCTGGTGTGCGACGAGCGGGAGGAGGAGCCGGGGAGCGGGCAGGGGGTCCTCCACTTCGAGATTCCGATGCCGTGACCCCCGGCGCGTAAATGAAAACGACAATCGTTTACGATGTGGCCGGTCGCGCCCCGCGCCCCCGAACACACCGGAAAGACGAGAACGAGACACGATGACATCGCCCC from the Streptomyces xinghaiensis S187 genome contains:
- a CDS encoding RNA-guided endonuclease InsQ/TnpB family protein; translation: MKRTYKFLLRPTVRQERALVEMLRDHCSLYNGALQERRDAYRHSSRTSVRYGDQSAQLRETRAFDPECQGRWSFSSQQATLRRLDRAFQAFFRRVKAGGAPGYPRFKGVGHFDTVTFPRDGDGCRWDSTPHDTQTRVRLQGVGHVRVHRHRSVKGRVKTVGVKREGRRWYVILACDEVPAEPLPPTGSSVGIDLGTVHFLTDSSGRHVRNPKFLAVSAGELAAAQQHLATFPKRTRRRTKKHRAAARKVARLHAKIRRRRLDHHHKAALALVREHDVIGHERLNTAGMTRAPAPRPDPDGVFLANGAAAKAGLNSSILDAGWGQFLRILADKAESAGRRVIPVDARNTSRTCPHSMGGCGHVAKENRVTQAKFECVNCGLVANADHVGALNVLHRAGLVLCDGA
- a CDS encoding cell division protein SepF, which gives rise to MPTSPPLGGQVNGRYDVTDQQWEGLAEVVPLRGDTAWPSWPGHPALPGEEERVADTRRFVVLRVQIFADARDVAEHLMGRTPVLLDLTGADADVAKRILDFSSGVVFGLGAGMHRVDRDVFLLTPAGTEVAEPRLGAGARE
- a CDS encoding DUF4360 domain-containing protein; amino-acid sequence: MSGVLAAGGAAAALFASVLAGQSAPAEAAVPAEQAQVGIITVNGSGCPAGTAAVAVSPDNSSVIVSYSDYLARTGAGADAADQRKNCQLALDVRVPSGWTYTITGAEHRGYTHLEKGATGLQQSQYYFQGSSETAVNSRSFAGPYDGEWRISENTPAAEQVWAPCGAKRLLNINTELRVDAGSSGANAANIMAMESTKVPGATYKLKWKRC
- a CDS encoding RNA-guided endonuclease InsQ/TnpB family protein: MRRAYRFLLRPTVRQERALVEMLRDHCSLYNGALQERRDAYRHSSRTSVRYGDQSAQLREIRAFDPERQGRWSFSSQQATLRRLDRAFQAFFRRVTAGGTPGYPRFKGVGHFDTVTFPRDGDGCRWDSTPHDAQTRVRLQGVGHVRVHRHRPVKGRVKTVSVKREGRRWYVILACDEVPAEPLPPTGSRVGIDLGTVHFFTDSSGHHVANPRFLQVSAEELAAAQQHLATFPQRTRRRTKKHRAAARKVARLHAKIRRRRLDHHHKAALDLVREHDVIGHERLNTAGMTKAPAPRPDPDRDGAFLANGAAAKAGLNRSILDVGWGQFLRILADKAESAGRRVIPVNARNTSRTCPPEIGGCGHVAKENRVTQAKFECVNCGLVANADHVGALNVKHRAGLVLCAGA
- a CDS encoding Txe/YoeB family addiction module toxin gives rise to the protein MKTVFTEHGWADYVHWAETDRRMTRRINRLIEESKRDPFTGIGKPEPLKGDLSGYWSRRIDEEHRLVYRAKGDELVVVQARYHY
- a CDS encoding type II toxin-antitoxin system Phd/YefM family antitoxin → MSITASEARKNLFRLIENVNDDRSPVHITSRNGNAVLLSEEDFASWQETIYLLRSPANARRLAESIAEAEGGRTEPRELIEVDDAE
- a CDS encoding DedA family protein, whose amino-acid sequence is MHGMISAQAQQSPGGLAGWATDLVETIGGPGAGLAIALENIFPPLPSEVVLPLTGFAAGRGVLGLPSAIFWTTLGSVTGAVLLYWAGMWLGQERLHRLWVRVPLLNPADLERTEAWFGRHGTKAVFLGRMVPVFRSLISVPAGVVRMPFRVFVLLTTLGSLLWNSALIMAGYWLGDRWHVVETYVGLSSKIVLAAVVLALVVHLVTRRRRHGRNGKHGRGGTADGEGDGGGDGSAGAGDGASGGGREQDDDGERGRPGERSGDRATARPE